A single Ignavibacteriales bacterium DNA region contains:
- a CDS encoding Do family serine endopeptidase — protein sequence MAKRFLGVAALLVTGIILGAILVSGFNWVRPGLADIFLGSSNPPVNLNADANSFSQSFIEVADKVTPSIVQIQVVSEVENPHSQFFFPFQDFDMPKEQEGSGSGIIISDDGYILTNNHVVEDAKKVTVTLFDKRKFDAKVIGNDPLTDLAVIKVNASGLTEAFLGNSDNLKVGQWVMAIGNPLSLSSTVTAGIVSALNRGQLNLIKDSYGVENFIQTDAAINPGNSGGALVDLSGAVIGVNSAIATKTGTYIGYGFAIPINLARSVAKDLIANGKVSRGYIGVQIREVDAALAKSLGLDKPSGVIVEGIVEGGAAAVEDVRRGDVILKIDGNEISQPNQLQSYVASKSAGTKVKLEIFRDGKTIEKTVTLKPKQEKEDTEVAKNEKKDDKENDNTSSASFENIGLKVRNMTNSEKSTFKIDEGIIISEVTPYSSAAAQGLSRGLAITKADKQEITSVSQFKKLIDNKSGGAILIEVTDSKGNTRFVGLEIP from the coding sequence ATGGCTAAAAGATTCTTGGGCGTAGCTGCTCTACTTGTGACCGGAATAATTCTTGGAGCAATCCTGGTATCCGGTTTTAACTGGGTCCGGCCCGGACTGGCGGATATTTTCCTGGGTTCAAGTAACCCGCCGGTAAATCTGAATGCAGATGCAAACTCATTCAGCCAGTCATTTATTGAAGTCGCAGATAAAGTAACCCCTTCGATTGTGCAGATTCAGGTTGTTTCGGAGGTGGAAAATCCCCATTCGCAGTTCTTCTTCCCGTTCCAGGATTTTGACATGCCAAAAGAGCAGGAAGGATCCGGCAGCGGTATAATTATCAGTGATGATGGCTATATTCTGACCAATAATCACGTCGTTGAAGACGCGAAAAAAGTAACGGTTACACTCTTCGATAAAAGGAAGTTTGATGCCAAAGTAATCGGTAATGATCCTCTTACAGATCTGGCTGTAATTAAAGTGAATGCTTCGGGACTAACGGAAGCATTTCTTGGTAACAGCGATAACCTGAAAGTAGGTCAGTGGGTAATGGCCATCGGTAACCCTCTTTCACTGAGTTCAACGGTAACCGCTGGTATTGTGAGTGCTCTCAACCGCGGGCAGTTAAATCTTATTAAAGACTCTTATGGAGTGGAAAACTTCATTCAGACCGACGCGGCCATTAATCCGGGGAACAGCGGAGGCGCATTGGTTGATTTATCAGGTGCAGTAATCGGCGTTAATAGTGCCATAGCCACCAAAACCGGTACATATATCGGATACGGATTTGCTATTCCAATCAATCTTGCCAGATCTGTCGCAAAGGATTTAATAGCAAATGGAAAAGTAAGCAGGGGATATATCGGAGTTCAGATCAGAGAGGTGGACGCTGCGCTGGCAAAGTCGCTCGGGCTGGATAAACCAAGCGGAGTCATTGTTGAGGGTATCGTTGAAGGCGGAGCTGCTGCTGTTGAGGATGTGAGAAGGGGTGATGTGATCCTCAAGATTGACGGTAATGAAATCAGCCAGCCAAATCAGCTTCAGAGCTATGTGGCATCAAAGTCTGCCGGAACCAAGGTTAAACTTGAAATCTTCCGTGACGGTAAGACTATCGAAAAAACGGTAACGCTTAAGCCAAAACAGGAAAAAGAAGATACTGAAGTAGCAAAGAACGAAAAAAAGGACGACAAAGAAAATGACAATACTTCGAGTGCGTCTTTTGAGAATATAGGGCTTAAGGTCCGTAATATGACCAACAGCGAAAAGAGTACCTTTAAAATTGACGAAGGTATCATTATCTCTGAGGTTACTCCCTATAGTTCAGCAGCAGCTCAGGGGTTAAGCCGCGGGCTCGCTATCACCAAAGCGGATAAGCAGGAAATTACTTCAGTAAGCCAGTTCAAAAAGCTGATTGATAATAAATCAGGCGGGGCGATATTGATTGAAGTAACTGACAGCAAGGGAAATACCCGCTTTGTTGGGCTGGAAATTCCGTGA